GGGGAGTTTTATTGGCTGATCTCCTTGCCTCCAGCGAAATCCACCCATCCAACACATTGCCAGATGAATCATTTTAAAACAGCTCTGGCCATATCACCAGCCTGCTCTAAAGCTTTCCGTGACTCCCCAGTGCCTGTGGGGTAAATCCCAAATGCCTTTCGGGCCCTCGCAAATATGGTGCCTGGATACCTCTCTTTCCAGACCCGTCTCCAGACAGCTCTGCTGTCTTCTTGATCCTTGGCCCCATAAGTTTCTACCTCTGAGCCTTTGCAGCCATGGGTCCCTCTCTGTGGAGTGCCCATCCTCCCCCGTCCATCCATCAACCTTCAGCCAAACCTGTTGACACTGCTTCAGCCACCACTGGCTGTCTCCTCGCTGGGCTTGGATCAGCTGCTCCGTGTCCTCCGGGCCCCCTGGCAGCCACTCCTGACCAGGCATGTCCAGCCTTTCTGGGCCTCCGATTGAGGGCCTGGACTCCTCATGCCCCTGTCTGAGGCTCAGCGCCCGGCGCAGTCGGCTCTCTAGAGGCTTTCCCCAGGGCTCCTGGAGTTTGCCGTAGGTGGGCCGTGGTCCTCGCAGGGACTGGCTGCGTGGGCCTGTCCCCATG
Above is a genomic segment from Halichoerus grypus chromosome 11, mHalGry1.hap1.1, whole genome shotgun sequence containing:
- the C11H11orf86 gene encoding uncharacterized protein C11orf86 homolog yields the protein MGTGPRSQSLRGPRPTYGKLQEPWGKPLESRLRRALSLRQGHEESRPSIGGPERLDMPGQEWLPGGPEDTEQLIQAQRGDSQWWLKQCQQVRRRWKSFVSSFPGVTLSRPASPQPPLGTTS